A stretch of Bacillus pseudomycoides DNA encodes these proteins:
- a CDS encoding zinc-ribbon domain-containing protein translates to MTCPKCNTEHTNEAKFCGNCGHALTDQAAEQGEQQLTRSAPTQEVVSNEKVEQAKQFASGYFQFFKNALKAPSAIMKSGHIEVRNGIVSLVLICFLFACLFYRMMSQAASVATRFAYEAQAPSFFGESVKIFFFLLILVLFVGFIIFVSGKLMKSSFSFLETVGVWGTVSTPVVAILVIALLFSFLTIFLAAFFLGIAVSWMSVCMIVSIVKLDRGGLDPVYTLIIANILISIAGWIILWSYIQTIINTLTESFPGFY, encoded by the coding sequence ATGACGTGTCCAAAATGTAACACCGAGCATACAAATGAAGCAAAATTTTGTGGGAATTGTGGGCATGCACTGACAGATCAGGCGGCAGAACAAGGGGAACAGCAGTTGACTCGGTCAGCACCTACGCAGGAAGTAGTTTCGAATGAAAAGGTAGAGCAAGCAAAGCAATTTGCAAGTGGTTACTTTCAGTTTTTTAAGAATGCATTGAAAGCTCCGTCAGCAATTATGAAAAGTGGTCATATTGAGGTAAGGAATGGGATTGTCAGTCTTGTTCTTATTTGTTTCTTATTTGCTTGTTTATTTTATCGAATGATGAGTCAGGCTGCGTCGGTGGCAACGAGATTCGCGTATGAAGCGCAGGCACCTTCGTTTTTTGGAGAATCTGTTAAAATCTTTTTCTTTTTATTAATTTTAGTTCTCTTTGTTGGATTTATTATTTTTGTAAGTGGAAAGCTGATGAAATCATCTTTTTCCTTTTTAGAAACAGTAGGTGTTTGGGGAACGGTATCGACACCAGTTGTCGCTATACTTGTTATTGCACTTTTATTTAGCTTTTTAACAATTTTTCTAGCGGCATTCTTTTTAGGGATTGCTGTATCGTGGATGAGCGTATGTATGATTGTTTCAATAGTTAAGCTAGACCGAGGTGGATTAGATCCGGTATATACACTTATTATCGCAAATATTTTAATTTCAATTGCGGGCTGGATTATTCTTTGGTCTTATATACAAACAATTATTAATACCTTAACGGAAAGTTTCCCAGGCTTCTACTGA
- a CDS encoding TcaA 3rd/4th domain-containing protein, translating to MNVCTKCGSQLMDGVHFCQSCGTRRSEEESHVRRKMSTAKKIWIGVIILLILSFGGAYMYGANYYSAEAQIDRMITILQERDTEKFIEIVTTDDPQFVIDKESIAPLFAYIKEFPSYVNDLKGSIQQQKKKRNDVEKVDFVLTKDGKYFFLFDRYKLKAKTYYASLLTDEKGALLKVNGKELNKATDKMFEKQYGPFFPGIQTFQSEFKNDYVKLTREEKVVLMKQNQNNVTVDLSLKGHYITIQTNVAGATLYANQKPITTLTGEEFKWGPVATDRSVSIYLEKEGASGKERTKVEHISTNQYYTLSFQQKTEEQQKPPSSPPVTTRYVYNGFFFPDSHIRKLTSAELNLLTKEQLRIARNEIYARHGHIFQTKDIQAYFLKQSWYRENPYYTGELNDIETYNVELIKSKE from the coding sequence ATGAACGTTTGTACAAAATGCGGTTCACAATTAATGGATGGTGTGCATTTTTGTCAAAGTTGTGGAACGAGAAGAAGCGAAGAGGAATCCCATGTACGAAGGAAGATGAGTACAGCCAAAAAAATATGGATTGGAGTTATCATTCTTCTTATTCTCAGCTTTGGTGGGGCATATATGTATGGGGCAAATTATTATTCTGCAGAAGCGCAAATTGATAGGATGATTACAATCTTACAAGAAAGAGATACGGAAAAATTTATTGAAATTGTGACAACAGATGATCCACAATTTGTAATAGATAAGGAGAGTATAGCACCGTTATTTGCGTATATAAAAGAGTTCCCTTCTTATGTGAATGATTTAAAGGGTTCTATTCAACAACAAAAGAAGAAGCGGAATGATGTAGAAAAAGTAGACTTTGTATTAACGAAAGATGGGAAATACTTCTTTTTATTTGATCGATATAAGTTAAAAGCAAAAACGTATTATGCATCGCTTCTTACGGATGAAAAAGGTGCGTTGTTAAAGGTAAATGGGAAAGAATTAAATAAGGCAACTGATAAAATGTTTGAAAAGCAATATGGGCCATTTTTTCCGGGTATTCAAACATTTCAATCAGAGTTTAAAAATGATTATGTGAAGTTAACGCGTGAAGAAAAGGTTGTACTTATGAAGCAAAATCAAAATAATGTAACGGTTGATCTTTCGTTAAAAGGTCATTACATTACGATCCAAACAAATGTAGCAGGAGCAACATTATATGCCAATCAGAAACCGATTACGACACTGACGGGGGAAGAATTTAAGTGGGGACCGGTAGCTACGGATAGGAGCGTCTCTATTTATTTAGAAAAAGAGGGCGCAAGCGGAAAAGAACGAACAAAGGTGGAACATATATCAACAAACCAATATTATACATTATCGTTTCAACAAAAAACTGAAGAACAACAGAAACCACCTTCTTCACCACCAGTAACAACGAGGTATGTATATAACGGATTTTTCTTTCCTGATAGTCATATTCGTAAGTTAACGAGTGCAGAGCTAAACCTTTTAACAAAAGAACAATTGCGAATTGCTAGAAATGAAATATACGCTCGGCATGGACATATTTTTCAAACGAAAGATATCCAAGCCTATTTTTTAAAACAGTCATGGTATAGAGAAAATCCATATTATACAGGAGAGTTGAATGATATCGAGACGTATAATGTGGAACTTATAAAGTCAAAGGAGTAG